One window of the Bacteroidetes bacterium SB0662_bin_6 genome contains the following:
- the rmuC gene encoding DNA recombination protein RmuC yields the protein MELIIAIIAGLVAGGVSLYAILRGRVVRLETQLDKALGERDERTQELANANIEIARYESAQAEREKAFAERLAEIDTRFKGLASEVLKSSTEEFRKQAAEQFKQQQALADKDLKARETAVENLVKPVRESLNELRKHVDKSNEARSADTAKVSQSVEQLMAETSGLRKILHNPQLRGEWGEQHLRNVLDAAGMSQHVDYEEQAQVKGDGARLRPDVLVRIPGGATVVIDAKTPFDRYDAAMRSEDEQEQKQLLKEHATALVGHAKVLADRDYAQWIEGSPDFVMMYVPTDPMLDAAINAEPAIWQKAWEEHRVLIATPGLLIAFLRTVALAWRQQDIQENAQKIAGAARELYSRLRTYASHVDKMGRGLQQAIGAYNAGVGSFQSRVLVQARQFEELGAADKSGQIGEFAPVDETVRRLQAPELPFAPDAEDESV from the coding sequence ATGGAACTCATAATAGCAATCATTGCCGGCCTCGTCGCGGGCGGTGTTTCGCTCTATGCCATTCTGCGCGGCCGCGTCGTTCGGCTGGAAACGCAACTGGACAAAGCACTTGGCGAGCGGGACGAACGGACGCAGGAGCTTGCGAACGCAAACATCGAGATCGCCAGATACGAAAGCGCCCAGGCGGAGCGCGAGAAGGCGTTCGCCGAGCGCCTTGCGGAGATCGACACTCGTTTCAAGGGGCTTGCCTCGGAAGTGCTCAAGTCGAGCACGGAGGAGTTTCGCAAGCAGGCCGCCGAGCAGTTCAAGCAGCAGCAAGCGCTGGCCGACAAGGACCTGAAGGCGCGCGAAACCGCAGTCGAGAATCTTGTCAAGCCGGTCCGCGAGAGCCTGAATGAGCTGCGGAAACACGTTGACAAATCCAACGAGGCTCGCAGCGCCGACACGGCCAAGGTCAGCCAGAGCGTCGAGCAACTTATGGCCGAAACCAGCGGGCTACGGAAAATCCTGCACAATCCCCAACTGCGCGGGGAGTGGGGCGAGCAACACCTTCGCAACGTGCTCGACGCGGCCGGTATGTCGCAGCATGTGGATTACGAGGAGCAGGCGCAGGTGAAAGGGGACGGCGCCCGCCTTCGCCCGGACGTGCTGGTGCGGATTCCCGGGGGGGCTACGGTGGTAATCGACGCCAAGACGCCGTTCGACCGGTATGATGCGGCCATGCGCAGCGAAGACGAGCAGGAGCAGAAGCAATTGCTCAAGGAGCACGCAACCGCTCTTGTGGGACACGCCAAGGTGCTTGCCGACCGGGACTATGCCCAGTGGATCGAGGGCTCTCCCGATTTTGTGATGATGTACGTTCCCACGGATCCGATGCTCGACGCAGCCATCAACGCCGAGCCTGCTATCTGGCAAAAAGCGTGGGAGGAGCACCGCGTGCTGATCGCTACTCCCGGGCTTCTGATAGCGTTTCTTCGGACCGTTGCGCTTGCCTGGCGACAGCAGGATATCCAGGAGAATGCCCAGAAAATTGCGGGAGCGGCGCGGGAATTGTACAGCCGCCTGCGAACCTATGCTTCCCACGTGGACAAAATGGGCCGCGGTTTGCAACAGGCCATTGGCGCATACAACGCCGGCGTGGGTTCCTTCCAGTCGCGGGTACTGGTGCAGGCGCGCCAATTTGAGGAGCTCGGCGCTGCGGACAAGTCCGGGCAGATCGGCGAATTCGCCCCGGTCGATGAGACGGTGCGGCGGTTACAAGCGCCGGAACTGCCGTTCGCGCCCGATGCTGAGGACGAAAGCGTATAG
- a CDS encoding PD-(D/E)XK nuclease family protein, protein MKSDSVSMRYQFAQLAALCRKHPVTPKVIFVPTLQIGHNLGSALAQQGVSWVNAHFTTPLGWANRSAAPALEAAGRQPVSQDAEYFFMRQVLSRTDWGEGHPYATAYAATALAETFLQTIRGLRLAGMSAEELAASLDGMSPERRNFVRIYRNWEQWLESGGLYDEADLYRQAMCATPAQGLAVAVLDEMPLPELAFRFVESLSTSIVRIGRSVDAYGLSPPQESACKRFNLAPTVVAGEGTVGPGGEIYRRRVGDALPAGILLREAIGTGNEVRGALRDALRAGAKADEIELVYTAEDPYLPLIVDVLDGLHIPSRYAAGIPATLTRAGQSLLGFYRWMAEDCKPEPLVSLLRSRLLFVDDPDAVAASADVILAAGMRGGRSAWDNDGENGRKSDRKRLWGRLSRWAEAVPDDPAEYKALAQKARKQTMNVLDDLYKTSPGAATVSLEDVVKAGQEFLKRFVPIRDREGHGRAVIESLDNRLRGMVSAPGMVAETTGRLPDLARALVHVLERHKTRAATARPGYLYVVPLERGGYTGRKYTVIVGLSETTFPGAGIEDPILLDDEREHISGGRLPLQRARPGEAVWSLVRLLGMADSHVLLTANRRDLVQGREVHPSPVFAQLREEFGKSEGMDAHPVYRIVPAPQDALTTVGISLALRDDPSILADVLQGYPALHRGLEAVRARGEAGFGVYHGWLGRATPALRPGASGEVLSASRIETLTACPYRYFLRYVLRAQPPDAREVTPGHWLTAAEFGRLMHKILHEFMTELSQRGESPDADKHIDRLLDVMREAVASLEVRLPVREQTGYDTDVRRLKRALRIFLNEESGRRDRRPAGFEVRFGWGASDEADEGGPLDSPEPVALHLSEEVRFRLRGAIDRVDRVWDEAGCDYYEVWDYKSGSARKYNFSDLMAGGRSLQWALYAFALDALLAEKNLPGQTVRGGYFFPNEREHGLRIYNSRPGKEAVAAILKPFFDLAESGAFLRVHKDKGICTFCEYMTVCGSEGKQEEDVSEALESWSDLSAGERPPFAPALNNWLEV, encoded by the coding sequence ATGAAGTCGGATTCGGTTTCCATGCGGTATCAGTTTGCGCAATTAGCGGCGCTCTGCCGAAAGCATCCGGTGACCCCGAAGGTCATATTCGTTCCCACGCTCCAGATCGGACATAATCTTGGCTCCGCGCTGGCGCAGCAGGGGGTTTCCTGGGTCAATGCGCATTTCACGACGCCGCTCGGGTGGGCGAATCGCTCCGCGGCGCCTGCGCTCGAGGCGGCGGGCAGGCAGCCCGTTTCGCAGGACGCCGAGTATTTCTTCATGCGGCAAGTGCTGTCCCGGACGGATTGGGGCGAAGGACATCCGTATGCGACCGCCTACGCCGCCACGGCGCTGGCGGAAACGTTCCTGCAAACGATCCGGGGTTTGCGGCTGGCAGGCATGTCTGCGGAAGAACTTGCGGCCTCGTTGGACGGCATGTCTCCGGAGCGCAGGAATTTCGTCCGGATATATCGCAACTGGGAGCAGTGGCTCGAAAGCGGGGGTTTGTACGACGAGGCCGATCTGTACCGGCAGGCCATGTGTGCAACCCCTGCGCAGGGATTGGCGGTCGCGGTGCTGGACGAAATGCCGCTGCCCGAGCTGGCTTTTCGATTCGTGGAGAGCTTAAGCACATCCATTGTGCGGATTGGGCGTAGCGTGGACGCGTATGGATTATCGCCGCCGCAAGAGTCGGCGTGCAAACGATTCAATCTGGCTCCGACGGTGGTTGCCGGGGAGGGTACGGTGGGTCCAGGGGGAGAGATTTATCGCCGTCGCGTTGGCGATGCGCTGCCTGCGGGTATACTGCTTCGCGAGGCGATCGGGACCGGAAACGAGGTGCGCGGCGCGCTGCGCGATGCGCTTCGAGCGGGCGCAAAGGCGGACGAAATCGAATTGGTTTACACGGCGGAAGATCCCTATTTGCCGCTGATCGTGGATGTGCTGGACGGGTTGCATATTCCGTCCCGGTATGCGGCCGGGATTCCGGCGACCCTGACCCGTGCGGGCCAATCGCTCCTTGGTTTTTACCGGTGGATGGCGGAGGACTGCAAGCCGGAGCCGCTGGTTTCCCTGTTGCGGTCCCGGCTTCTTTTCGTGGACGATCCGGACGCCGTGGCCGCCTCTGCCGACGTGATCCTTGCGGCCGGGATGCGCGGGGGGCGCAGCGCCTGGGATAACGATGGGGAAAATGGCCGGAAAAGCGACCGGAAACGGCTTTGGGGTCGGCTGAGCCGCTGGGCAGAAGCCGTTCCCGACGACCCGGCGGAGTACAAGGCGCTTGCGCAAAAGGCCCGCAAGCAGACTATGAATGTGCTCGACGATCTCTATAAGACGTCGCCGGGTGCTGCGACCGTTTCGCTGGAGGATGTCGTCAAGGCCGGGCAGGAATTTCTCAAGCGGTTCGTGCCGATACGGGATCGGGAGGGGCACGGTCGGGCGGTGATCGAATCGCTCGATAATCGGCTGCGCGGCATGGTGAGCGCGCCGGGTATGGTCGCTGAAACGACAGGGCGGCTGCCCGATCTGGCCCGTGCGCTGGTCCATGTTCTCGAACGTCACAAGACGCGCGCGGCCACTGCCCGTCCGGGTTATTTGTATGTGGTTCCTTTGGAGCGGGGAGGCTATACCGGCCGCAAGTATACCGTAATCGTGGGCTTGTCGGAGACCACGTTTCCGGGCGCCGGGATCGAAGACCCGATTTTGCTGGACGACGAGCGGGAACACATTTCCGGCGGGCGGCTTCCGCTGCAGCGGGCGCGGCCCGGCGAAGCGGTCTGGAGTCTGGTTCGACTGCTCGGCATGGCCGATTCCCATGTGCTGCTGACGGCCAATCGGCGGGACCTTGTGCAGGGTCGGGAGGTGCATCCCTCGCCTGTTTTTGCGCAATTGCGCGAAGAGTTCGGAAAATCGGAGGGCATGGACGCCCACCCTGTTTATCGCATCGTGCCTGCTCCGCAAGACGCCCTCACGACGGTCGGCATTTCTCTGGCGCTGCGCGACGATCCGTCCATTCTTGCGGATGTGCTGCAAGGGTATCCGGCGCTGCACAGGGGGCTCGAAGCAGTTCGCGCTCGCGGCGAAGCAGGATTTGGCGTGTACCACGGCTGGCTGGGGCGGGCTACCCCGGCGTTGCGGCCGGGTGCCTCCGGCGAGGTGTTGTCCGCCTCGCGCATCGAAACCCTGACGGCCTGTCCCTACCGTTATTTTCTTCGCTACGTGCTGCGCGCGCAGCCGCCGGATGCCCGGGAGGTTACGCCGGGGCACTGGCTGACGGCAGCCGAATTCGGCCGGCTGATGCACAAAATACTCCACGAGTTCATGACGGAGTTGTCGCAGCGCGGGGAATCCCCGGACGCCGACAAACATATCGACCGGCTGCTGGATGTCATGCGCGAAGCGGTTGCATCTCTTGAAGTACGCCTTCCTGTTCGGGAGCAAACCGGATACGACACGGATGTGCGTCGCCTGAAGCGCGCGCTGCGGATTTTCCTGAACGAGGAATCGGGGCGCCGCGACAGACGCCCGGCGGGGTTCGAGGTGCGTTTCGGGTGGGGGGCTTCGGACGAAGCGGACGAAGGCGGGCCGCTGGATAGTCCGGAGCCAGTGGCGCTGCATCTTTCCGAGGAGGTACGGTTCCGTTTGCGGGGCGCGATAGACCGCGTGGACAGGGTATGGGACGAAGCAGGGTGCGATTACTACGAAGTATGGGATTACAAGAGCGGTTCGGCAAGGAAGTACAATTTCTCGGATCTGATGGCGGGCGGGCGAAGCCTGCAATGGGCGTTGTATGCGTTTGCGCTGGACGCGCTGCTGGCGGAGAAAAACCTGCCGGGCCAGACTGTGCGCGGCGGATATTTTTTCCCGAACGAACGCGAGCACGGGCTGCGCATCTATAACTCCCGGCCCGGGAAGGAAGCCGTCGCCGCTATACTTAAGCCTTTTTTCGATCTGGCGGAGTCGGGCGCTTTTCTGCGTGTGCACAAGGACAAGGGTATCTGCACATTTTGCGAGTACATGACCGTGTGCGGGTCCGAAGGAAAGCAGGAAGAAGATGTTTCGGAGGCGCTGGAGTCCTGGTCCGATTTGTCCGCAGGCGAGCGTCCGCCGTTTGCTCCTGCCCTGAACAACTGGCTGGAGGTGTGA
- a CDS encoding PA0069 family radical SAM protein, with protein sequence MTRRTRKASPLHTASDVEARSGEETTEIPVRRGRGARINPPNRFEPLCLEEDPAALDEDELRQVPTKYYVDATKTLLARNDSPDIGFTFSLNPYRGCEHGCIYCYARPSHEYLGFSAGLDFETRILVKERAPELLAETFQKRSWAPQVVALSGNTDPYQPLERRLALTRGCLKVFLRHRNPVGIITKNYLVTRDIDLLEQMAKYNLVHVILSITTLRPDLVHIMEPRTSRPERRLQAIKMLAARNIPVSVNVAPIIPGLTDEEMPSILKAAASRGASGAGYTILRLPGAVEDLFIDWVRREFPDRANKIVRRLASLRGGNLTDNRFGKRMRGEGDWADLIARLFRIERKRWGLDVPRRSLSTRHFRRLADGQRSLFDTE encoded by the coding sequence ATGACTCGACGCACCCGGAAAGCCTCGCCGCTGCATACTGCGTCGGACGTTGAAGCACGGTCCGGCGAAGAGACCACGGAAATACCCGTTCGCCGGGGACGGGGCGCCCGAATCAACCCGCCGAATCGTTTCGAGCCCCTGTGTCTCGAAGAAGACCCTGCGGCGCTGGACGAAGATGAATTGCGTCAGGTCCCCACGAAGTATTATGTGGACGCCACCAAAACCCTGCTGGCCCGCAACGACAGCCCGGACATTGGCTTCACCTTCAGCCTGAACCCGTATCGGGGTTGTGAGCATGGATGTATCTACTGCTATGCCCGTCCCTCGCATGAATACCTTGGTTTTTCGGCGGGCCTCGATTTTGAGACCCGCATTCTTGTCAAGGAACGGGCCCCCGAGTTACTGGCGGAAACGTTTCAGAAAAGGTCCTGGGCGCCGCAGGTCGTGGCTTTGTCCGGGAATACGGATCCGTACCAACCCCTCGAGCGCCGCCTCGCTCTGACACGCGGTTGCCTAAAAGTATTCCTCAGGCACCGAAATCCGGTGGGGATCATTACCAAGAATTACCTCGTGACCAGGGACATCGATCTGTTGGAACAGATGGCGAAATACAATCTGGTCCACGTCATTTTGTCGATCACGACGCTGCGCCCCGATCTCGTGCACATCATGGAGCCGCGTACGTCCCGCCCTGAAAGGCGGCTACAGGCAATCAAAATGCTTGCGGCAAGGAATATACCCGTTTCCGTGAATGTGGCGCCCATCATACCCGGATTGACGGATGAGGAGATGCCGTCCATTCTGAAGGCGGCCGCAAGCCGTGGCGCTTCCGGCGCCGGATACACGATCCTCCGGTTGCCCGGAGCGGTGGAAGACCTTTTCATTGATTGGGTTCGACGCGAATTTCCGGATCGCGCCAACAAGATCGTCCGCCGGCTTGCCTCGCTTCGCGGCGGTAACCTTACGGATAATCGTTTCGGGAAGCGGATGCGCGGAGAGGGGGATTGGGCCGACCTGATCGCTCGTCTTTTTCGCATCGAGCGCAAACGGTGGGGTCTGGACGTTCCCCGGCGCTCCCTTTCCACACGGCATTTCCGGCGTCTGGCGGATGGACAGCGGAGCCTGTTCGACACGGAATGA
- a CDS encoding AAA family ATPase yields MPDASNERKTLQDQAARDIIAEELDCNAMVFAGAGAGKTYALVQRMVALVRTGACEVDRMAAITFTRKAAGEMRVRFFQALREAADPSIDPEERGRIDAALDRIDQCFMGTIHSFCGRLIRTRPIEAGLAPGFSEVEGREEARLLRDTWDRFVEQQYQKGDSRLEALRDAGLVPNDLYAFFRDRCQYSDVPLKETDTPKPDFESPVKALKEFLDSDAILYGMPRNPRERDKLMDAVLRAQGFLKNNKVTSDADAAEALAIFENAGRGSSYCVTLKHWLDRGKAKSIRDELFPAFWDQAAAPALRAWREYQYGLAAGFVEDAVNYSARRRLEDGKLTFQDLLLRARDLLRENMSVREHLQSRYRVLFVDEFQDTDPIQAEIIFYLTGQETSERDWRKLTPRPGSLFLVGDAKQSIYRFRRADIAIGRFVRARLLNTGGKVLQLNTSFRSLGALCRWMNGAFAPVFAEDSAPRQAAFEPLLEYRPEGADAYCVRKITIPKLRGNNRAAIAQQDARRIVSFIAQALRGRTTLQGLGNGGDILLKTPASPGDFLILTRTKGQLATYMGALEEAGIPYVGEGGDGLGESEEVQTVLTLLEAVLNPGNPVPFLAFLRGPLAGLSDDMLYAYREAGGIFHWNADSPKGLPEDMARRFCEAKGLLRHAGEVFVTLPPAAALQSVLAESGYLALATAHPDGNAPFRAGNLIRLLALVQGWAAEGYPWGWIVEELRSLVEESSKDVAQMSVEFGRSDVVRVMNVHQAKGLEAPVVFLTDSYDTSYEKDPSHHVSRSDEGAWLSMPIRKQWGSFQRRIVAQPAGWEADQTEEARFAQAEEARLLYVAATRARNLLVVSVYDTSVRGPWTPLRSALANVPELESAPSLDEPERTTPDDGPGHAELLERAGERLHRAKEASYALRSVTGEREEATPAPQRPRKQGRGVKYGRLVHQLFEEAVRGDLPDNVPARVHRMAEAINRGAVDADLPWTEDALTPEDEAMAVLALERFKKAPLWETLQRAHEVYTEVPLAVSEDSGAEGISVVRGVIDLVYRDDAGWHIIDYKTDRADTEEQTVAVRKEYQPQLDAYTAYWRRLTGASVADAKIWLAHGPDG; encoded by the coding sequence ATGCCGGATGCTTCGAACGAAAGGAAGACGTTGCAGGACCAGGCGGCGCGGGACATAATCGCTGAAGAGCTGGATTGCAACGCTATGGTATTCGCCGGCGCCGGCGCGGGCAAGACCTATGCGCTGGTTCAGCGGATGGTGGCTCTGGTGCGGACGGGGGCGTGCGAAGTGGATCGCATGGCCGCCATCACCTTCACGCGCAAGGCTGCCGGAGAAATGCGGGTCCGCTTCTTTCAGGCGCTCCGGGAGGCGGCAGATCCGTCCATCGACCCGGAAGAGAGGGGCCGCATTGACGCTGCTCTGGACAGGATCGATCAGTGCTTCATGGGGACCATTCATTCCTTTTGCGGGCGCCTGATTCGCACGCGGCCCATAGAAGCAGGACTGGCGCCCGGGTTTAGCGAAGTAGAAGGCCGTGAGGAAGCCCGGTTGTTGCGGGATACATGGGATCGTTTCGTGGAGCAGCAGTATCAGAAAGGGGATTCCCGGCTGGAAGCCTTGAGGGACGCGGGGCTGGTTCCCAACGATCTCTACGCTTTTTTCAGGGATCGTTGCCAGTATTCCGATGTGCCGCTCAAGGAGACCGACACCCCGAAACCGGATTTCGAATCCCCTGTGAAGGCCCTGAAGGAGTTTCTTGATTCCGATGCGATATTGTATGGCATGCCGCGCAATCCCCGGGAGCGGGACAAATTGATGGACGCGGTTCTGCGGGCACAGGGTTTTCTCAAAAACAACAAGGTGACCAGCGATGCGGATGCGGCGGAGGCCCTCGCTATTTTTGAAAATGCGGGTCGCGGAAGTTCGTATTGCGTCACGCTGAAACACTGGCTCGACAGGGGGAAGGCCAAATCGATTCGGGACGAACTGTTTCCGGCGTTCTGGGATCAGGCGGCGGCGCCTGCGTTGCGGGCGTGGCGCGAATATCAGTACGGGCTTGCGGCAGGTTTTGTAGAAGATGCGGTCAACTATTCTGCCCGCCGGCGCCTTGAGGACGGAAAGCTTACGTTTCAGGATTTGTTGTTGCGCGCGAGGGACCTGCTCCGGGAAAACATGTCCGTCCGCGAACATTTGCAGAGCCGGTATCGCGTGCTGTTCGTGGACGAATTTCAGGACACCGATCCCATACAGGCGGAGATTATTTTCTATCTGACCGGACAAGAAACCTCTGAACGGGACTGGCGCAAACTGACGCCTCGTCCCGGCAGCCTGTTTCTGGTGGGGGACGCCAAACAGTCGATTTACCGATTTCGCCGGGCGGACATAGCGATCGGCCGCTTTGTCCGGGCACGCCTCCTGAATACAGGTGGGAAAGTCCTGCAACTCAACACCAGTTTCCGTTCGCTGGGCGCGCTGTGCCGGTGGATGAACGGTGCGTTTGCTCCGGTATTTGCGGAAGATTCTGCACCCCGCCAGGCGGCGTTCGAACCGCTCCTTGAGTACCGGCCGGAAGGAGCCGACGCTTATTGCGTTCGGAAAATCACTATTCCCAAACTGCGAGGAAACAACCGCGCCGCGATAGCGCAGCAGGATGCGCGCCGCATTGTTTCTTTTATTGCGCAGGCCTTGCGCGGCAGGACAACTTTGCAGGGCTTGGGCAATGGGGGCGACATCCTGCTCAAGACCCCGGCCTCGCCCGGCGATTTTCTCATTCTGACGCGCACGAAAGGCCAGTTGGCTACGTACATGGGGGCGCTGGAGGAGGCGGGCATTCCGTACGTCGGCGAGGGTGGGGACGGCCTTGGCGAGAGCGAGGAAGTGCAGACTGTCCTGACGCTGCTGGAGGCTGTGCTCAATCCCGGGAATCCGGTTCCTTTTCTTGCTTTTCTGCGCGGCCCGCTTGCCGGACTGTCGGACGATATGCTGTACGCATACCGGGAAGCCGGGGGTATTTTCCACTGGAATGCGGACAGTCCGAAGGGGCTGCCCGAGGACATGGCCCGGCGGTTTTGCGAGGCGAAGGGTCTGCTTCGCCATGCCGGGGAAGTCTTTGTGACGTTGCCGCCCGCCGCCGCCTTGCAGTCGGTGCTTGCGGAGAGCGGCTATCTGGCGTTGGCCACGGCGCATCCCGACGGGAATGCGCCGTTTCGGGCGGGCAACCTGATTCGCTTGCTGGCGCTGGTGCAAGGATGGGCGGCGGAGGGCTATCCCTGGGGGTGGATTGTGGAAGAATTGCGTTCGCTGGTTGAGGAATCGAGTAAGGATGTGGCGCAGATGTCCGTTGAGTTCGGGCGCAGCGATGTGGTGCGGGTGATGAACGTGCATCAGGCGAAAGGGCTGGAGGCGCCGGTGGTTTTTCTGACGGATTCGTACGATACGTCGTATGAGAAGGACCCGTCGCATCATGTTTCCCGAAGCGACGAGGGCGCCTGGCTCTCCATGCCGATCCGGAAGCAGTGGGGATCGTTTCAGCGGCGGATTGTGGCGCAGCCTGCCGGCTGGGAGGCGGACCAGACGGAAGAGGCGCGGTTTGCCCAGGCGGAAGAGGCGCGGCTGCTGTACGTGGCCGCCACGCGCGCCCGCAACCTGCTGGTGGTTTCGGTCTACGATACATCCGTTAGGGGGCCCTGGACGCCGCTACGGAGCGCGCTTGCGAATGTGCCCGAACTGGAATCTGCGCCGTCCCTGGATGAGCCGGAGCGCACCACGCCAGACGACGGGCCGGGGCACGCCGAGTTACTCGAACGGGCCGGGGAGCGGCTGCATCGCGCAAAAGAAGCAAGTTATGCGCTTCGGTCGGTGACCGGCGAGCGGGAGGAGGCGACTCCGGCGCCGCAGAGACCCCGCAAACAGGGTCGGGGCGTGAAGTACGGTCGGCTCGTGCACCAGTTGTTTGAGGAGGCGGTTCGGGGCGATCTCCCGGATAATGTGCCCGCCCGGGTCCATCGGATGGCCGAAGCGATCAACCGGGGCGCTGTGGATGCGGACCTCCCGTGGACGGAAGATGCGTTGACTCCGGAGGACGAAGCAATGGCGGTGCTTGCACTGGAACGGTTCAAAAAGGCGCCGCTGTGGGAAACCTTGCAGCGCGCTCACGAAGTTTATACGGAAGTTCCGCTGGCCGTATCGGAGGATTCCGGGGCGGAAGGCATAAGCGTGGTGCGCGGCGTCATCGACCTCGTGTATCGGGACGATGCGGGCTGGCACATCATCGATTACAAGACGGATCGCGCCGATACGGAGGAGCAGACGGTCGCCGTCAGGAAAGAATACCAGCCCCAGCTGGATGCGTATACAGCGTACTGGCGTCGTTTGACGGGCGCGTCCGTAGCGGATGCGAAGATATGGCTGGCGCACGGACCTGACGGATAA